From Melitaea cinxia chromosome 3, ilMelCinx1.1, whole genome shotgun sequence, one genomic window encodes:
- the LOC123667510 gene encoding uncharacterized protein LOC123667510 has product MRTGLPDSSETSDYAFQLRKTAVIDLELARLNISIAALQETRLPDEGSLREQNYTFFWKGKDSNEHREHGVGFAVHNTLLNAIETPRGLTERIMVLRLNTKCGFVTLISAYAPTLTSTAESKDVFYDDLCNAVRNVPPGDRLYILGDFNARVGQDNATWPECLGYHGVGKQNENGQRLLEFCSKFQLCVTNTYFKGKIMRKVSWRHPRSGHWHQLDLVLTKRRDLGRVAHTRTFHGAQCDTDHSLVASKIRLSPKKIHSSKTPGRKTLNLPKTRDPELVESFSSTVRHQTATWDVNAPIEVEWESIKELLTKTAGKVFGYCKVKSSDWFFENLDQLQPLIDSKRQAALNYHFDPCDVTRAELCTAKSSLQRTCRQFANAYWMDLCRNIQDCADAGNFRGVYAGIRMAIGPVQKKTAPLKEIDGSIITDSSRLLERWAEHYTELYSQPAEISHVARELILTLPVMAELDSLPTIGDLHAAVLQLKCNKSPGVDGILTELLKLKCVLPLLHNFLGKCWEEGRFPRDMRDANIVTLYEGKGDRGDCNSYRGISLLSIVGKLFARVMLTKLQSLAERVYPEAQCGFRSERSTTDMIFTLRQLQEKCREQNTPLLIAFVDLNKAFDTVSREGLYIALEKIGCPPKLLRLVKSLHDDTKGTVIFDGQMSDAFDMRRGVRQGCVLAPTLFGIFFSLLLKVAFGDSQQGVHLHTRADGKLFGTAQLKSSRKREDLYIDSLLYADDAAFVAKTPGELQTLLDKFAYACSLFSMSINATKTVILAQGYTYQPSILLEGEPLKVVDKFCYLGSTVSNNLSIDGEIDIRIGKAATTFGRLRTRVWNNKHLTAKTKMIVYKTCILSILLYGAETWTSYAKQERRLNTFHMRCLRSILNITWKDRVTNERVLGIAQLPSVVALLKQKRLRWLGHVHRMSSARLPRQTLLGQIAFAKRNVGRPMLRFRDCAKRDMVAFNIDRNSWEDLASNRNEWRKTIFTGCKTHDSTWFEDLAQRRAKRHNREGAPPPMNPQYMCPKCGRMCRSRIGLFSHERRCRINNTDTD; this is encoded by the coding sequence CATAGAAACACCGCGGGGTCTGACGGAGCGTATAATGGTCTTACGGCTTAACACTAAATGCGGCTTTGTTACTTTAATTTCCGCTTACGCCCCTACACTTACCTCGACTGCGGAATCTAAAGACGTCTTTTACGACGATCTGTGCAACGCTGTACGCAATGTGCCGCCCGGGGATCGATTGTATATACTGGGTGACTTCAACGCACGTGTGGGACAGGACAACGCCACCTGGCCCGAATGCCTTGGCTATCATGGCGTGGGTAAGCAAAACGAAAATGGCCAACGTCTACTAGAGTTTTGCTCTAAATTCCAGCTGTGTGTCACAAACACTtattttaaaggaaaaataatgcGTAAGGTCTCCTGGCGGCACCCCCGGTCTGGTCATTGGCATCAATTGGACCTTGTCTTAACCAAGAGAAGGGATTTGGGGAGGGTCGCCCATACGAGAACGTTCCACGGCGCGCAATGCGACACGGATCACTCCCTAGTGGCTAGCAAAATACGTCTTTCGCCAAAAAAGATTCATTCCTCCAAAACCCCTGGACGGAAGACCTTAAACCTTCCCAAAACTAGGGATCCTGAGTTAGTGGAGTCTTTTAGTTCAACCGTGCGACATCAGACAGCTACTTGGGATGTGAATGCTCCTATAGAAGTGGAATGGGAATCCATCAAGGAGCTGCTCACCAAAACTGCTGGTAAAGTTTTCGGATATTGTAAGGTGAAATCATCGGACTGGTTTTTCGAAAACCTAGATCAGCTTCAGCCTTTAATTGACTCCAAGCGACAGGCTGCACTCAACTACCATTTTGATCCCTGTGACGTCACACGCGCTGAACTCTGCACTGCAAAATCTTCCCTCCAGCGAACTTGCCGTCAGTTTGCCAACGCGTATTGGATGGACCTGTGCAGAAACATCCAGGATTGTGCGGACGCAGGAAACTTTCGCGGTGTTTACGCGGGGATTAGAATGGCTATCGGCCCTGTACAAAAGAAAACGGCTCCTTTGAAAGAGATCGACGGCTCTATTATAACCGACAGTAGTCGTCTGCTGGAAAGGTGGGCAGAACACTACACAGAGCTTTATTCTCAACCAGCCGAGATCAGCCACGTAGCAAGGGAACTTATTCTGACATTACCGGTTATGGCTGAGCTCGATAGCCTGCCTACCATTGGAGACCTTCATGCGGCCGTTCTGCAGCTCAAATGCAACAAGAGTCCCGGGGTAGATGGTATCCTCACAGAACTCCTAAAACTCAAGTGTGTGTTACCACTTCTGCATAACTTTCTGGGCAAATGCTGGGAGGAGGGGCGATTTCCTCGGGATATGCGTGATGCAAATATTGTTACATTGTATGAGGGGAAAGGTGACCGCGGCGATTGTAACTCTTACCGCGGCATATCTCTTCTTAGCATTGTTGGCAAACTATTTGCAAGGGTCATGTTGACTAAACTGCAAAGTCTTGCTGAACGGGTATATCCTGAGGCCCAGTGTGGCTTTCGCTCTGAACGGTCAACCACGGACATGATTTTTACCCTTCGGCAACTTCAAGAGAAGTGCCGAGAGCAGAACACGCCCCTGCTGATCGCATTTgttgatttaaataaagctttcgATACGGTGAGTAGGGAGGGGCTATACATCGCGCTTGAGAAAATAGGATGTCCCCCAAAACTGCTGAGGctggtgaaatctcttcacgATGACACGAAGGGTACCGTTATCTTTGATGGCCAAATGTCCGACGCTTTCGACATGCGAAGAGGGGTTCGCCAGGGCTGTGTGTTGGCACCCACTTTGTTCGGCATATTTTTCTCCTTGCTGCTGAAAGTTGCCTTCGGTGATTCACAACAGGGAGTTCACCTACACACAAGAGCGGATGGGAAATTGTTTGGTACCGCCCAGTTGAAATCTTCCCGTAAACGAGAGGATTTATATATCGATAGTCTGCTCTATGCCGACGACGCAGCCTTCGTGGCGAAAACTCCCGGGGAGCTTCAGACTTTGTTGGACAAGTTTGCATACGCATGTTCGCTGTTCTCCATGTCCATAAATGCAACGAAGACCGTAATTCTAGCGCAGGGCTACACCTACCAGCCTTCTATCTTGCTGGAAGGCGAACCCTTGAAAGTAGTCGACAAGTTCTGTTACTTGGGGTCAACTGTGTCGAACAATCTTTCCATTGACGGAGAGATTGATATCCGCATCGGCAAAGCGGCCACGACGTTCGGCAGGCTGCGTACAAGAGTATGGAATAACAAACACCTTACCGCAAAGACTAAGATGATAGTCTATAAAACTTGCATATTAAGCATACTCTTGTACGGAGCCGAAACCTGGACGTCGTACGCCAAACAAGAGCGAAGACTTAACACTTTCCACATGCGCTGTCTCCGTAGCATACTTAACATCACGTGGAAGGACAGAGTAACAAATGAGAGAGTGTTGGGGATTGCACAGCTTCCTAGCGTTGTCGCTCTCCTCAAACAGAAACGCCTGAGATGGCTGGGACATGTACACCGAATGAGCAGTGCGCGTTTGCCCAGACAAACCTTATTGGGCCAAATAGCGTTTGCAAAGCGTAACGTGGGGCGACCTATGCTGCGTTTCAGGGATTGCGCTAAACGTGACATGGTTGCATTTAACATTGATCGCAACTCTTGGGAAGACCTAGCATCGAACCGCAATGAGTGGCGGAAGACCATCTTCACGGGTTGCAAAACCCACGATAGTACCTGGTTTGAAGACCTGGCTCAAAGGCGTGCCAAGAGACACAATCGCGAGGGGGCTCCTCCACCGATGAATCCCCAATATATGTGTCCAAAGTGTGGACGAATGTGTCGTTCACGGATTGGCTTATTCAGCCACGAACGGCGTTGTCGCATAAATAACACAGACACTGATTAA